One Bacteroidales bacterium DNA segment encodes these proteins:
- a CDS encoding RNA degradosome polyphosphate kinase, with amino-acid sequence MYITSADWMIRNLDHRIEVTVPILDKDIKKILKDYLYLQLKDTCKARFVNGKQHNQYVTGEEKIDSQIKWYDYLSNHYV; translated from the coding sequence ACATGTATATTACCTCTGCCGATTGGATGATTAGAAATCTTGATCATCGCATAGAAGTAACTGTTCCCATCCTTGACAAAGACATCAAAAAAATTTTAAAAGATTATCTATATCTTCAACTCAAAGATACCTGTAAAGCTCGCTTTGTTAATGGCAAGCAGCATAATCAGTATGTAACGGGTGAAGAAAAAATCGACTCTCAAATTAAGTGGTATGATTATTTGAGTAATCATTATGTATGA